The Haloplanus sp. GDY1 genomic sequence CTCGGAGTAACGAGTCGACCCGGCCCGTCCGGAAAGCGGCGGTCGCCGTGACCCCGACCCGGCCGCTTTTTTCGACCCCGTCGTCGCGAACGCTCCGGTCAGCGTGTCAGTCCGGTAGCTTGATTAGACGAGATGCTGACAGTGGAACCGATGTTCGAGCAAGTGCACCACGTAGCCTACACCGTGGACGACCTCGACTCGTACCGGACGTTCTTCGGGGACGTCCTGGAGATGGAGAAGGTCGACTACCGGGAGATGCCCGAGGACGGGTACAAGGCGGCGGTCTACGACGTCGGCGGCGTCTACATCGAGGTTCAAGAGCCCATGGGCGAGGACACCGACACCAAAGCCGAGATGGAGGAGTTCCTCGAGGAACAGGGCAACGGCCTCAACCACGTCGCCTACGAGGTCGACGACATCGCGGCCGCCGTCGAACGCCTCGAGACGGAGAAGGGGATCGAGCGCGACTGGGACGAGCCCATCGTGGCGCCGACGTTCCCGGACTGCAAGCTGATCGACATGGAGCCCGACACCAGCCGCGGCATCTACCTGCAGCTCGTCGAGGAGCTGGACTGATCGACGATGCTCAACATACCGCCACAGCTTCGGGATCGAGAGGAGCCGATCGACGTCGGCGTCATCGGCTCCGGTCTGTTCGGGACGAAACTCGTCGACCAGATCGAGCGCGTCACCGGCATGCGGACGGCCGCCATCGCCGACATCGACCTCGACAAGGCCGCCCAGGCGTACGCCGAGTCGGGCGTCTCGACCGACGGCGTGGTCGAGACGACCGACCTCGGGGAGCTGAACGCGGCCATCGCCGACGGGCAACACGCCGTGATCGCCGACGGGCCAACCCTCGCCCGCAGCGACGTCGAGGTCGTCGTCGAGGCGACCGGCATCCCCGAGGTCGGTGCCCGGCACGCCTACACGGCCATCATGGAGGAGACACACGTCGTGATGGTGAACGTCGAGGCCGACACCGTGGTGGGTCCGACGCTCGCCGACCTCGCGGACAAGGCCGGCGTCACCTACTCGATGGCGTACGGCGACCAGCCGTCGCTCCTCGCCGAACTGTACGACTGGGCCCAGACGGTCGGCCTCGACGTCGTCGCCGCCGGCAAGGGGAACCCGTTCATCGAGGAGTACCGGTACGGCACCCCGGACGACGTCTTCGACCGGTGGGGCTTCGACGAGGAGTTCGTCGAGGAACACGGGCTCAACCCGTGGATGTACAACTCCTTCCTCGACGGGACGAAGGTGGCCGTCGAGATGTGCGCCGTCGCCAACGCGACCGGGCTCACGCCCGACGTCCAGGGGATGCACCTCCCGGACGCCTCCATCGAGGAGATTCCCCAGAAGCTCCGCCCGAAGGAGGACGGCGGCGTCCTGAACGAGGCCGGCGTCGTCGACACCGTCAGTTCGCTCCGCCCCGACGGCACTGAAATCGACGACAACATCAGCTTCGGCGTGTTCATCGTGACGACGACGCCGAACGAGCGGGTCCAGGAGTACCTCGAACAGAGCAGCGGCTCCGGGATGTACGTGGCCAACGACGGGAAGTATCAGGTGTTCCACCGGCCCTACCACCTCCCCGGCACGGAGACGTCCGTGAGCGTCGCCAACGCCGCCATCCGGAACGAACCGACGGGCGTGCCGCGCGAGCGCGTCGCCGAGGTGGTCGGCGGCGCCAAGCGGACGCTGGAACCGGGCGAGGAACTCGACGGCGGCGGCGGCTACACCGTCTACGGCCTGCTCGAGGAGGCCGAGACGGCGGAGGAGCAGAACCACGTGCCCTTCGAACTCCTCGACGGCGCCGAGGTGGTCTCGGAGATCGCACAGGACGAGATCGTCACCTACGACGACGTCGAACTCGACGAGGACTCGTTCATCTACCGGCTCCGGCGCCTGCAGGACGCCGCCTGAGCGCGCGACCGCGCGTTCGATCGACCGCGTTCGATCACCGGGAGAACCGCGGCCTCACTTCTTCGATTCCGCACGGTCGACGAGGGCTCGAAGCTGATCGACGACGGGCTTGTCGACCGCCGCGCCATCGATCACCGTGACGCCCTCGTCCGTCGCCTCGAAGGCGTCGATGACCCGCTTCGCGCGGGCCACCTCCTCGGCCGAGGGCGAGAAGACGTCGTTGATCACCGCCGCCTGTTCGACCGTCATCGCCGCCTTCCCGTCGAACCCGACGGCCTTGGCGGCGCGTGCCTCCGCGCGCGTCCGCTCCTCGTCGTGAACCGCGGCGAGGTTGGGCTTGTCGACGGCGTGGACCCCCGCGCCGTTGGCCGCCATCGACAGCAGGAACCGCGGCACCGAGAGGTCGGTCTCGTCGAGGATCGACATCCCCATGTTCATCTGGAAGTCGATGGCCGCGAACATGAGGCCGTGAATCCGCTCGCTCACCCGGGCGATCCCCTGGGCGTCGAACATCGCGCTCGGCTTCTCGATCAGGGGGTGGAGGTCGACGTCGACGCCGTACTCGTCCAACACGTCGTCGACGAGGCGGACCTCGCTCGCGTCCCGCACGTCGGGGAGGAGCAGGACGTCCGGCAGGGCGTCGGCGGTCGCGATCGTCCGGACGTCGTCGATCCCCCGGTCGGTGTCGACGCCGTTGACGCGCACGGCGAGTCGCTGTGACGTCTCGCCGAGGTCGGCGAGCGTCTCCAGCGTCCACTCGCGGGCCGCGGCCTTCGCGGCAGGGCTGACGGTGTCTTCGAGGTCGACGATCACGACGTCGGCGGGCGAGCCGATCGCCTCGACGACGCCCTCGTCGTCGGACCCGGGAACGAACAGATAACTGCGGTCGGCGGACATGACGACCGTCGCTACGGCCGCCGGATAGTAAACGTTGGGTGGGGAGCCGAGTCGACCGTCACTCGGGGACGAGCGACGCCCGCGCCACGTCGCGCTCGTCGGAGCGGCGGATGGCGGCGTCGACGTCGTCGAGGGCGAACCCCTCGCCGACCAGTTCGTCGAACGGGTAGTCGTCGGCCGTCTCGCGCAGGAAGTCGAGGGCCGTTCGGAGATACCAGGGGTCGTAGCGCATCACCGACACCACGTTGATCGACTTGCGGGTCATCGCCCCGGGATCGAACTCGGTCGTGTGGCCGGGGATGACGTTCCCCATCTCGAGGTAGCGCCCGCCGGGGCGGAGGAGTTCGATCCCCTCGGCGAACGCCTCGGGGACGCCCGCGACTTCGACGCCCACGTCCGCACCCTGCCCGTCGGTCAGTTCGCGGACCCGGTCGGCGCGCTCCTCGACCGAGTCGTACGTCCGGAGGTCGACGGTGTGGTCCGCGCCGAAGCGTTCGGCCAGGTCGAGGCGGTCCGCGACCCCGTCGATCACGATCGTCTCGGCCCCGCGTTCGGTGGCCGCCGCGACGGCGTTGAGGCCGAGGCCGCCGGCGCCCTGCACGACGACCGTATCGCCCCACCCGACCTCGGCCTTGTCGAGGCCGCCGAGCACCTGCGCGAGCGCGCAGTTCGCGCTCGCGGCCGGCCCCTCGGGGACGTCGGGCGACACCTTGTAGAAGAACTGTTCGGGGTAGACGTAGTAGTGGGAGGCGAACGTGCCGTGAAAGTGCGGGTGCGTGTCGGCCGACTGCGACCAGTAGTCGTAGGCGTGCTCGCAGAGGCGGAACTCGCCGGCCCCACAGCGGGGACACGCCTCACAGATCGCGAAGTACGTGGGGACGATCAGGTCCCCCTCCTCGACGGGGCGGCCCGCGTTGTCGGTCGTGACGTTCTCGCCGAGGTCGACGATGCGACAGAGCCCCTCGTGACCCAGCGGCCCGTCGTTGATGTGGGGGTGACCGCCCCGCCACATGTGCAGTTCCGAGCCACAGACGTTGGCGCGGACGATCTCGGTCACGATGGCGTCCGGGTCCGGCGACGGGACGTCGAACTCCTTCAGTTCGACGTTCTTCGTCCCGTTCAGACAGGCGATCCGGCCGCGAGTGTGCGAACTCATGACAGCACATGCAGAACAGGCCAGGGTAAATCTATCGCCGGTGTGTCCGGTCAGTCGGCGTCCACGAGGTCCAGGGGCGTCTCGATCCGGACGTCCGGATCGACGGCGTCGGCGCGGTCGGCGCGGCAGTGCAGCGACACGAGGATGCTGTCGATCCCCGCGCGGTTGGCGCCCTCGACGTCGGCGCCGGGCGTGTCCCCGACCATCGCGACGGGGCGGGTCGAGACGCGGTCGAGCGCCAGGTCGAACAGCGGGGCGTTTGGCTTCCCCACGACCGTCGCCTCCGTCCCGCTCGCGGCCTCGATGGCCCGGAGGATCGCCCCCGTCCCCGGAGCGACGCCGTCGCCGGACGGGTAGGACGTGTCGCCGCTCGTGGCGACCAGCGGCAGGTCCCGCTCGTAGACGAGCCGGGTCGCCGTCTCGATGTCGTCGTACGTGACGGTGGGGTCGAAGCCGACGACGACGGCGTCGGCGTCGCGCTCCCGGTCGGCGATCCCCCGCCGACCCAGTTCCGTTCGGAAGCCGTCCATCCCGACGAGGTAGACGCTCTCGACGCCGCGGTCGGCGAGGTACGTCGCCGTCGCCGAGGCCGCGCTCGTGACCTGGTCCACCTGCGTGTCGATGCCGAACCCGGTCAGCTTCTCGGCGAACTCCTCGCGGGTGTGCTGGGAGTTGTTGGTGACGAACTGGATCTCCTTGCCGGCGTCACGGAGTCGGCGGAGCGTCTCGACGGCGCCCGTGACCGGCTCGTCGCCGACGAAGACGACGCCGTCGAGGTCGAAGAGAAACGCCCCGTACTCGTCTGCGAGCATCGTGCTCCCGCTACGGCGACGGCGGCCTTGACTCTTGTGCGCGTGGAATCGCGGGCCGGTCGGGGGACCGTCCCGTGGGGGCAGAATTAATAGCCGACGCCCCGCGTGTCGTCACCATGACGGACCGATTCACCGCGACGTACAGGATCGAGACACCGGCGTCGGTCCGGGAGGCGGCGGACGCGATGGCCGGCGAGCAGTCGGCGAGCACGTTCGTCGACGTTCCGGGGGAGAGCGAGGAGTTACAGCGGCGCCACGGCGCCGACGTCGTCGACGTGACCGAACTGGGGACGACAGCCGAGCCGACGCTGCCGGGCGTCGATCCGGGGTCCGAGGAGGCGTCCGAGTACACCCGGGCGGAGGTGCGGATCGCGTACCCCATCGAGAACGTCGGCGTCTCCGTTCCGCAGCTGCGGACGACGGTCGCCGGCAACGTCTTCGAGATGCAGCCGCTGTCCGGGATCCGGCTGCTCGACGTCGACGTCCCGGACGTCTACGGGGCGGAGTGCCCGACGCCGCAGTTCGGAGTCGAGGGGACGCGCGAACTGATCGGGGTTCACGACCGGCCGATCGTGGGGACGATCATCAAGCCGAGCGTGGGGCTGTCGCCGGACGAGACGGCGTCGCTCGTCGAGACGCTGGTCGAGGCGGGCGTCGACTTCATCAAGGACGACGAACTCATCGCCGACCCGCCGTACTCCCGGTTCGAGGACCGCGTCGAGGCGGTCATGTCGGTCATCGACGACCACGCCGAGGAGACGGGCAAGCGGGTCATGTACGCGTTCAACGTCACCGGGAGCGTCGAGGAGATGCGCCGGCGACACGACGTCGTCGCGGAGGCGGGCGGCACCTGCGTCATGGTGAGTCTCAACAGCGTCGGCCTCGCGGGCGTGCTGGCGTTGCGCCGGCACAGCGACCTGGCCATCCACGGCCACCGGAACGGGTGGGGCGCGCTCTCCCGGTGTCCCCAGCTCGGCTTCGAGTACACGGCCTACCAGAAGCTCTGGCGGCTGGCCGGCGTCGACCACCTCCACGTCAACGGCATCCGGAACAAGTTCACCGAATCCGACGAGTCGGTCGTCGCCTCCGCGCGGGCGGTGCAGCGACCGATCCCGGGCGACGACGGCATCCTCCCGGTGTTCTCGTCCGGGCAGTGGGCGGATCAGGCCCACGACACCTACGCGGCGCTCGGCAACGTCGACCTGATGTATCTGGCCGGGGGCGGGATCATGGGCCATCCGGACGGCCCGGCCGGCGGCGTCGACGCGCTGAAACAGGGATGGGAGGCGGCCATGGCCGGCGTGCCGCTCGCGGAGTACGCGGAGGACCACGAGGCGCTCCGCCGCTCGATGGAGGCGTTCGGCACCGATGAGTGACGACGACCTCCTCCTGGCGTACTACGGGGACGACCTGACGGGATCGACCGACGCGATGGAGGCGCTGGGCCTGGGCGGCGTTCGCACGGCGCTGTTTCTCGAACCGCCGACCGAGTCGGAGCTGACGGGGCGGTTCGCGGATCTGGACGCGGTCGGCGTCGCCGGCCGCAGTCGGTCGATGTCCCCCGACGAGATGGACGAGGTACTCCCCGAACACTTCGAGCGGCTGCTCGACCTCGATCCGGCCTTCGTCCAGTACAAGGTCTGCTCGACGTTCGACTCCGCGCCCGACGTCGGCAGCATCGGCCACGCGATCGACGTCGGGCAGGACGTGTTCGACTCCCCGTTCGTCCCCGTGGTGGTCGGCGTCCCCGCGCTGGAGCGGTACGTCGTCTTCGGACACCTGTTCGCGACGGTCGGCGACCGGACCTACCGGATCGACCGCCATCCGACGATGAGCGACCACCCGGTGACGCCCATGACCGAGAGCGACCTCTGTCGACACCTGGGCGAGCAGACCGACCGGCCGACGGATCGCTTCGACGTGCTCGCCCTGGAGGGGGACGGCGTCGACGCCGAGTTCGCCCGCCTCCTGGCGTCGGATCCGGAGATCGTCCTGTTCGACACGCTCGACGGATCGCACCTGCGGGAGGCCGGGCGTCTGCTGTGGTCGCGGGCGCTCGAACTCGCGGACGGCCCGCTCTTCGCGGTCGGCTCCTCCGGACTCGGATACGCGCTGACGGCGTACTGGGCCGATACGGGGGCGGTGTCGCCGCCCGAGTCGGTGCCGACGGCCGACCCCGTCGACCGCATCGCCGTCATGTCCGGGAGCGCGTCGCCGGAGACGGCCGCGCAGATCGACGCCGCCCTCGAACGCGACGACTTCACGGGGATCAGGCTCGACACCCCGTCGCTCGTGGTCCCGGCGGAGGCGGCCGCGGAGCGCGACCGGGTCGTCGAGGCGGCGACCGAGGCGATCGGCGCCGGCGACAGCGTCGTCATGTACGCCGCCCGGGGACCGGACGACCCGGCCATCGAGCGGACCCGGGCGGCCGCCGAGGCGGCGGGGGTCGACGACGTCGGCGGGCGCCTCGGCCGGGAGCAGGGGACGATCCTCGAGACCGTCCTCAGGGAGACCGACCTCTCGCGGGTCTGCATCGCCGGCGGCGACACCAGCGGCTACGTCGCGCCGGCGCTCGACGTCTACGCCCTCGAGTTCCACAGCCCCATCGCTCCCGGGTGTCCGCTCTGTCTCGCGAGTTCGTCCGACGAGGAGTTCGACCGACTGGAGCTAGCGCTCAAGGGTGGACAGACGGGCGGTGAGCGATACTTCGAGCGCGTGCGCCGGGGATCGTCGGAGTACTGGCCCGATAGCAGCGATTGAACGTCACTGCACGGCAGATCGCAGTGCGGCGTCCGATCCGCCGTGTGAACCGTTCAATCGCGACTAGTCCTCGGGCATGACGACCGTCACCGGACGGTCGGCCTGCAGGAGGATGGACTGGGTCGTGCTCCCGAAGATGGCCTTCCCGACCGGCGACTGCTTCCGGCCGCCGATGACGAGGTACTCCGAGTCGACGTCCTCGGCGTACTGGAGGATCTCCTTGGCGGCCGTCCCGACGCGGCCGGCCGTCTCGACGCCCTCGAGCGACCCCAGCGCCGCCTCGGCGACGGAAGCGGCCACCTCCGCGGCGTCCTCCTCGCCGTCTTCGAGGGTGTAGGTCGCGTCAGTCGTCGGCTGGTTCGAGATGTTGGACTGACGCTCCTCGAACAGGTCCTGGGGGAGGACGTGGAGCACCACCA encodes the following:
- a CDS encoding VOC family protein codes for the protein MFEQVHHVAYTVDDLDSYRTFFGDVLEMEKVDYREMPEDGYKAAVYDVGGVYIEVQEPMGEDTDTKAEMEEFLEEQGNGLNHVAYEVDDIAAAVERLETEKGIERDWDEPIVAPTFPDCKLIDMEPDTSRGIYLQLVEELD
- a CDS encoding NAD(P)H-dependent oxidoreductase produces the protein MLNIPPQLRDREEPIDVGVIGSGLFGTKLVDQIERVTGMRTAAIADIDLDKAAQAYAESGVSTDGVVETTDLGELNAAIADGQHAVIADGPTLARSDVEVVVEATGIPEVGARHAYTAIMEETHVVMVNVEADTVVGPTLADLADKAGVTYSMAYGDQPSLLAELYDWAQTVGLDVVAAGKGNPFIEEYRYGTPDDVFDRWGFDEEFVEEHGLNPWMYNSFLDGTKVAVEMCAVANATGLTPDVQGMHLPDASIEEIPQKLRPKEDGGVLNEAGVVDTVSSLRPDGTEIDDNISFGVFIVTTTPNERVQEYLEQSSGSGMYVANDGKYQVFHRPYHLPGTETSVSVANAAIRNEPTGVPRERVAEVVGGAKRTLEPGEELDGGGGYTVYGLLEEAETAEEQNHVPFELLDGAEVVSEIAQDEIVTYDDVELDEDSFIYRLRRLQDAA
- a CDS encoding HpcH/HpaI aldolase/citrate lyase family protein, which translates into the protein MSADRSYLFVPGSDDEGVVEAIGSPADVVIVDLEDTVSPAAKAAAREWTLETLADLGETSQRLAVRVNGVDTDRGIDDVRTIATADALPDVLLLPDVRDASEVRLVDDVLDEYGVDVDLHPLIEKPSAMFDAQGIARVSERIHGLMFAAIDFQMNMGMSILDETDLSVPRFLLSMAANGAGVHAVDKPNLAAVHDEERTRAEARAAKAVGFDGKAAMTVEQAAVINDVFSPSAEEVARAKRVIDAFEATDEGVTVIDGAAVDKPVVDQLRALVDRAESKK
- a CDS encoding zinc-binding dehydrogenase; the encoded protein is MSSHTRGRIACLNGTKNVELKEFDVPSPDPDAIVTEIVRANVCGSELHMWRGGHPHINDGPLGHEGLCRIVDLGENVTTDNAGRPVEEGDLIVPTYFAICEACPRCGAGEFRLCEHAYDYWSQSADTHPHFHGTFASHYYVYPEQFFYKVSPDVPEGPAASANCALAQVLGGLDKAEVGWGDTVVVQGAGGLGLNAVAAATERGAETIVIDGVADRLDLAERFGADHTVDLRTYDSVEERADRVRELTDGQGADVGVEVAGVPEAFAEGIELLRPGGRYLEMGNVIPGHTTEFDPGAMTRKSINVVSVMRYDPWYLRTALDFLRETADDYPFDELVGEGFALDDVDAAIRRSDERDVARASLVPE
- a CDS encoding HAD-IIA family hydrolase, which produces MLADEYGAFLFDLDGVVFVGDEPVTGAVETLRRLRDAGKEIQFVTNNSQHTREEFAEKLTGFGIDTQVDQVTSAASATATYLADRGVESVYLVGMDGFRTELGRRGIADRERDADAVVVGFDPTVTYDDIETATRLVYERDLPLVATSGDTSYPSGDGVAPGTGAILRAIEAASGTEATVVGKPNAPLFDLALDRVSTRPVAMVGDTPGADVEGANRAGIDSILVSLHCRADRADAVDPDVRIETPLDLVDAD
- a CDS encoding ribulose-bisphosphate carboxylase large subunit family protein, producing the protein MTDRFTATYRIETPASVREAADAMAGEQSASTFVDVPGESEELQRRHGADVVDVTELGTTAEPTLPGVDPGSEEASEYTRAEVRIAYPIENVGVSVPQLRTTVAGNVFEMQPLSGIRLLDVDVPDVYGAECPTPQFGVEGTRELIGVHDRPIVGTIIKPSVGLSPDETASLVETLVEAGVDFIKDDELIADPPYSRFEDRVEAVMSVIDDHAEETGKRVMYAFNVTGSVEEMRRRHDVVAEAGGTCVMVSLNSVGLAGVLALRRHSDLAIHGHRNGWGALSRCPQLGFEYTAYQKLWRLAGVDHLHVNGIRNKFTESDESVVASARAVQRPIPGDDGILPVFSSGQWADQAHDTYAALGNVDLMYLAGGGIMGHPDGPAGGVDALKQGWEAAMAGVPLAEYAEDHEALRRSMEAFGTDE
- a CDS encoding four-carbon acid sugar kinase family protein, whose protein sequence is MSDDDLLLAYYGDDLTGSTDAMEALGLGGVRTALFLEPPTESELTGRFADLDAVGVAGRSRSMSPDEMDEVLPEHFERLLDLDPAFVQYKVCSTFDSAPDVGSIGHAIDVGQDVFDSPFVPVVVGVPALERYVVFGHLFATVGDRTYRIDRHPTMSDHPVTPMTESDLCRHLGEQTDRPTDRFDVLALEGDGVDAEFARLLASDPEIVLFDTLDGSHLREAGRLLWSRALELADGPLFAVGSSGLGYALTAYWADTGAVSPPESVPTADPVDRIAVMSGSASPETAAQIDAALERDDFTGIRLDTPSLVVPAEAAAERDRVVEAATEAIGAGDSVVMYAARGPDDPAIERTRAAAEAAGVDDVGGRLGREQGTILETVLRETDLSRVCIAGGDTSGYVAPALDVYALEFHSPIAPGCPLCLASSSDEEFDRLELALKGGQTGGERYFERVRRGSSEYWPDSSD
- a CDS encoding universal stress protein; translation: MPIVAAVDDADDGDSTETLTVAKDLADKYDTGLVVLHVLPQDLFEERQSNISNQPTTDATYTLEDGEEDAAEVAASVAEAALGSLEGVETAGRVGTAAKEILQYAEDVDSEYLVIGGRKQSPVGKAIFGSTTQSILLQADRPVTVVMPED